In Acidimicrobiia bacterium, one genomic interval encodes:
- a CDS encoding aldehyde dehydrogenase family protein gives MTRAATDAAAVDSAVANLRSNAPAWLELPVADKAVRLRELRARFAAVADDIVHAGLAAKGLDRGYAGEEWASGPLSVLRTLRFLEDSLRGIAATGRVPLPESAIRERPDGQVAVDVLPGDKWDRLMYPRWTAEVRMDPAIPLALARQFLGGIHTKPETGSAAVAAVLGAGNVSSITPLDVVHRLFVDGHVVVAKCHPINEYLGPHFEEAFAPLIEEGVVRFVYGGSDTGSRLIEHDGVDNIHVTGAERTHDAIVWGVGDVAARRRAEGQPRVTKPMTSELGNVSPVVIVPSKWTDRQLRHQAEHVATQVLHNAGHNCNAAEVLVLPEGWPQRGDFMDALGEAIASRPPRSAYYPGSGERFDRIVASGDRVRMFGDRGSDAVPPAIVEGIDAAGDSPAFGEEAFCHVLATTLIEGDDPGEYLERAVEFCNDRLRGTLNATLLVDPGTARSLGGKMGRAVAALRYGCVGVNVWAAAGFALGVVPWGAYPGHTRDDIQSGTGFVHNARLVDRPEKTVIRTPFHQIPKPPWSLFHRRSGKALRAAARFEAAPSTARLARLLGPALRP, from the coding sequence ATGACTCGAGCTGCCACCGATGCCGCGGCAGTCGACTCCGCGGTGGCAAACCTCCGTTCGAACGCCCCCGCCTGGCTGGAACTCCCCGTGGCCGACAAAGCGGTGCGCCTTCGCGAGCTGCGGGCGCGGTTCGCCGCGGTGGCGGACGACATCGTCCATGCGGGGCTGGCGGCCAAGGGACTGGACCGCGGATACGCCGGCGAGGAGTGGGCGAGTGGGCCGCTCAGCGTCCTGCGCACGTTGCGCTTCCTCGAGGACTCGCTCCGGGGCATCGCCGCCACGGGACGGGTGCCGCTGCCGGAGTCGGCGATCCGGGAGCGACCCGATGGCCAGGTGGCGGTGGACGTGCTGCCGGGTGACAAGTGGGATCGGCTGATGTACCCCCGGTGGACGGCCGAGGTGCGGATGGACCCCGCCATCCCGCTGGCGTTGGCGCGCCAGTTCCTCGGCGGAATCCACACCAAGCCGGAGACCGGGTCGGCGGCGGTGGCGGCCGTGCTCGGGGCGGGCAACGTGTCGAGCATCACCCCGCTCGACGTCGTCCATCGCTTGTTCGTGGACGGCCATGTCGTCGTCGCCAAGTGCCACCCGATCAACGAGTACCTGGGCCCGCACTTCGAGGAGGCCTTCGCCCCGCTGATCGAGGAGGGGGTGGTGCGGTTCGTCTACGGCGGCTCTGACACGGGAAGCCGGCTCATCGAACACGATGGTGTCGACAACATCCATGTGACCGGAGCCGAGCGCACCCACGACGCCATCGTCTGGGGGGTGGGGGACGTGGCGGCCCGGCGCCGGGCAGAAGGCCAACCGCGGGTGACCAAGCCGATGACCAGCGAGTTGGGCAATGTCAGCCCGGTGGTGATCGTCCCCAGCAAGTGGACCGACCGGCAGCTTCGCCACCAGGCCGAGCACGTCGCCACCCAGGTGCTGCACAACGCCGGGCACAACTGCAATGCGGCCGAGGTGCTGGTACTCCCGGAAGGCTGGCCGCAGCGCGGCGACTTCATGGATGCCCTCGGCGAGGCGATCGCGTCCCGCCCCCCGCGGAGCGCGTACTACCCAGGGTCGGGCGAGCGATTCGACCGGATCGTCGCCTCGGGTGACCGGGTGCGGATGTTCGGGGACCGCGGGTCAGATGCGGTCCCTCCGGCGATCGTCGAAGGAATCGACGCCGCGGGTGATTCGCCTGCCTTTGGGGAGGAGGCGTTCTGCCACGTGCTCGCCACCACCCTGATCGAGGGCGACGACCCGGGCGAATACCTGGAACGGGCGGTCGAGTTCTGCAACGACCGGCTGCGGGGCACCCTCAATGCGACTCTTTTGGTTGACCCCGGCACCGCCCGCTCACTCGGCGGAAAAATGGGCCGGGCGGTCGCCGCCCTTCGCTACGGGTGCGTCGGGGTGAACGTGTGGGCGGCGGCGGGGTTCGCGCTCGGGGTGGTGCCCTGGGGGGCATATCCCGGCCACACCCGCGACGATATCCAAAGTGGCACCGGGTTCGTCCACAACGCCCGGCTGGTGGACCGTCCGGAGAAGACGGTGATTCGGACCCCCTTCCACCAGATCCCCAAACCGCCGTGGTCCCTGTTCCACCGGCGCAGCGGCAAAGCATTGCGGGCCGCTGCCCGGTT
- a CDS encoding DUF971 domain-containing protein yields the protein MEAPVRIEVDRGLLTVAWEDGSATTITAQELRAACPCAGCRDTTTAPTGTTIESAHVVGDYALGVLFGPDGHATGIFPYPLLGSLGSTA from the coding sequence ATGGAGGCTCCAGTGCGGATCGAGGTGGATCGAGGCCTCCTCACGGTCGCCTGGGAGGACGGCTCCGCCACCACCATCACCGCCCAGGAACTGCGAGCCGCCTGCCCCTGCGCCGGATGCCGTGACACCACCACCGCCCCGACGGGGACCACCATCGAGTCGGCCCACGTGGTTGGTGACTATGCCCTCGGGGTGCTTTTCGGGCCCGACGGCCATGCCACCGGGATCTTTCCTTATCCACTCCTGGGATCCCTGGGGTCGACAGCATGA